The Osmia lignaria lignaria isolate PbOS001 chromosome 3, iyOsmLign1, whole genome shotgun sequence genome includes the window TCTCCCGATTCCGGGCCACTGCCTCGAGAAGAGGACATAGCAACGGCGGTTCAGCGAACATCCACCGTCGCAACAACGCCTAACCACGCACCAAGGAAGAGACGCCGGACAGTCAACCAGAATATCGTTAACCACTGGCAGGGGGGTGATGTGGCGGTACTTTCCGCTCTTGCCACCAGGGGGATCATCTGGAATTCCAGTTCTCGAAAGTCCTTCTGCTAATATTCATCTTACacatacatatttacatatgtatacattttcCGACGTAAACATTAACTTTACCTTTGACGTTCCACTTCCAAAAGCAGGACTCTGCTACAAGATTAACTGGCAGACAGACATCAAAATAAAACACcaattcttttctctttttccttattttctcaTGTCCTCTGCCTTTGTCGCCGCTAGATAATCTTTGCGAATAAACTTGTAAATTTATCTTTTTCGCTGACGATCACAGGAAAATAAGCTGGAACGATGGAGAAAAACAGCGGCAATGATAATACAGTAATTTTCTCTACCTCGAATCTAGAGCACGAAAACTTTATAACCATCTCATTATTGTCTTTCGTCCAACAACATTCTAATAATATGctgtttttgtatttttcaaacgattctTTTGCTTGATAATTTCGATACCAGTTACCAGTTACTGCCGCGTTGAATTTTTCTCTAGTTCCTGCGTTCACCGCGTCATCGCGTCGTTTCTCTTCACCAGTACGATTTTCTTCTCACGcacctctttcttcttttctatctctttctttctcttgtattcaaacgaaatttttcatttcactcTCCAATCCCTTGATCGCCCTGCTCTGCTTTCTTCTTCACTGGGAACACTTTGCGTAAAGAAATTGGCACGAGTTTTGCGTGATCAAGAACAGAGGCGCATGGTTATATTTCTTGAAACGCCGGTGCTGCCAGCCTTCTACGTATAACCTCTTTCCCCCTTTCCGCTGTTTAAAttctatctttttattttaaaaagtttccTTACAGCTTTTtcgatataaataatattattaccttTGTCGAATTTTACACATTTTTCAAATTGCATTCAATCTGATACCATTGTAAAGTTCACTTTAAAACACTTAAAAAATCTTAAATATTCATTGGAAAgataaattacaaataattctaacaataaaataaaataattgaacattTATCTCCGTTTTGTAAGCAACGTACTTGACGTTGTTACTATTGATTTAGATTTTACAACCTATTACTTAAAAATGGTATTTAATTAACACACTATATTCTGTCTTTTAATACGTAAAATGTAACGTCAGAAACTGTTTCCATCGTTGTTGAGGAACGATCGGTTCAACTATAAAACTATAATTCAAGTTCAATTTTTCCGTAAACGTAACTAGTACTACTCGTGTTGCGTTTTAACGTCACTGCAGACGTAGTTTGACGTCAGCAGCATATGGTACGGTTACCTAGGAAACAAAGGTCCTAATTGCAAAGGtcctaatatatatatatatatatactaaccTGGTAGAACAACCGAATTCGTTTCGAAATAGGTAAATCAATGTTGAAAATTCCGCAAAATTTTTCTCCGAAACTCAGTCGATAAGTTATCGAGTAGTTTCCACCATTTTTGTATAAATGACGCAATCTGATGAGACTAATTTTTATTGgcgatttaattttgcaattaaattgtaattaacatttcaatCTGTAAACCAATCATAAAAtgtaagaataaataaaatttcaacagaATTCACTGTATCAGTACCACATATCATGATATTACCAACTCATTAACTCGTTAGACTTTGTACATACTTACTTATATACTTACCAGTTACCAGTTATTTTCCGCTAATGTAAGAAACAAGAATGGTAGTCGGTAAGCTTGCGTTTGTAACAGGTGGGTAAAAAATTGATCGTGAAAAAGAAGATTACGTTTAAAGCaaagattaatatgaaatattgaaagtaTAGGCGCAGGTAGCGGTATAGGCAGAGAAGTATGCCGTACCTTGGCAGGGCAAGGAGCCAAAGTTATTGCTGCCGATCGAAACCTAAACAATGTTCAAGAAACTGTTGCATCTTTAAATGGTTTGTACATATACAGAGCAATTGTTaacgttttctttttataataccATAATGTACTTACGTTTTACTATTGTTTTAGATTCCAATCATTTAGCATTGAATATAGATGTTGCAAATGAACAAAGCGTTAAGGGGGCatttcaaagtataataagtAAATATTCAGTACCGCCAACTATTATCATCAATTCTGCAGGCATTACACGTGATCAGTTCATTTTAAAACTTACACAGGATGATTTTGATCAAGTGTTGGATGTAAATTTAAGGGGAACATTTTTTATGATCCAGACAGCAGTGAAAGAAATGATTGATGCAAATGTAAGCAAAGATAGCTCGATCGTTAATTTAAGTTCAATTATtgggaaagtaggaaacatgggTCAAGCTAATTATGCTGCATCAAAAGCTGGTGTGATAGCTCTTACAAGAACCGCTTGTTTAGAATTTGGACAGTAAGTATCGGAAAGTAATAACTTTACAATGTTCTCAGGTTAGAACACACTGTTAGATGTATATTTGGATTATAGATTTGGAGTCCGTGTCAATACAGTGCTGCCTGGTTTCATACAAACCCCCATGACAGAAACAGTACCCGATAACGTAAAAggaatgtttataaaaaaaatacctcTTCGTAGAATGGGAAAGCCGGAAGAAGTAGCAGAAGTTATTGTATTTTTAGCATCTAGTAAAAGTTCCTATATCAATGGTGCTTCCATCGAGGTCACAGGGGGAATGACCTGAATTTTTATATACATGAATTTGATTATAAGCGTGATTTATTTgtctaaaatatatatttaaaaataattacaagcatcattttttctttcctttaagTTTCTTTGCACGCTTATGAGCTTTATGATGCGACTTGTTCTTTTCATCAATAATCTCCTTATATTTACGTTTATTATACTTGGAAAATTCAGCATCAGCCATCAGTTCATCCACAATTGTCTTTTTACGTTCTTTCTTCGTAAGACGTCCGGAATAATAATCCAACGGTGTATCGACAACTTTACCAATTTGAAAGTATTTTGGCAAAACTTTCAGATcgttctttttataaaaatgttttggATCTAATACCGATCTCATTTGAAGAACTTGAAGGTCGTGTTTAATTTCTGGAGTTATTTCAGGAGCAGGCATATTAAACCAGCCTGTACCCTTGGTTTTAGCGCGTTCTCTATGTTTTCTAGCTTGCAATTTTCTTTTGCTTACGTGTACGttatgtacatattttaattGCTCCGACCCAGGTTTGATAACACTATTTTTCATAATGGCATCTATTGCCATTACTTCTTGTTTTAAAGCTATCACATTTGGGgccgttttattatttttatctcgTCGAGCAGTATTTGACCATCCCATTTCACTTTCGAATTCATCGAGATTAATGTCTTTTGACACATTGAAtgttatctttttctttcgaacGTCATTTTCTAGTAAATTTTCCTCAATATCAAAAAACTTTCTCCGCTGAGTACCTGTTAAATTAGTAATACAACGTGAATACAACAGAACATTATTGTTAACCTATCTCAGGATTTTAACCTAAATTACAATTATATCAGGAACTACGTTTCATTACCTGTATCTTCAAAGTCGAAATCATCATCGTCACTGTATACTAAACGATCTCTCGTTAATAAATCTGTCTGACCTGTGGTATCTACAATAATATCCATTActggaaataaaatagaaaaaacagGCAAATACCTTTACTCCGTAACTTTGAAATGTTATGTATTATGTGGGTATCTTTCGCAACAAGTTCAGACCGAAGAAAAAGGCGCTTTTTTCGATAGAAATGCACAGAATAATCGAGTAAtccttaaaaattttaaacgcaCAAGTATATTAAAGTGTAACGATTTTAATATTGCAAACAATGGACAAGAAAATTGTCAGAAAAAAGAAGGATGTTAAAAGTAAGTTTTTCCCTAACGATTGCGCGGTATCCACGCGAAACTACCACTTCCGGTTAAAAGAGATATATGTacgtatttatatacatacaagTTTTCCATAAAAGATGAATACTTGTTACGGATTGGCAATCGAAACAACGGAAAGAAAGCAATAATACATTACCAAGGAAAAATTGTCTAAAAATGAATGTGAAATTGTAATCGTTGGTTCCAGTGGAATAGAATGAAAGGTTGGAACGGTGGGAGACGGTAAACTGGGTATATCTGACCATGCACTTAATCAAATTGTTACAGTAACTATGAGTACAACGCCTTTGATCGTTTTATAaagtttgcaaataataaaattctgatGTATGTACATTACTTATAGATACATACTTAGATAAAAAATACATAGGTACTTGCAGTTTGCATCTTTTGTTTTCATAATACAAGTTATCagtgattttttattattattattattacacaaGAAGGCACGTAATTTACGAATAAAATGATGATTTGTGATCGTTTACCATTTGTGTTACTTCTAAGTGGATTGGTGGCAGgattaaaattgaatgaaaaaccGGGGAAATTTGAAAACGTAGATCGGTTAAAGGTGAATACTAACATTTTGAGCTTATCGAATATTACCGAGGATCCTGATAATCGGTCAATGTCATTCCTATATGACTTAAATGTTTGGAACCCCTACACGATGGCAAAATTTTGGGATTTCGAGGCTCGTAAATTCTTAAACGTTTCAGCGAATTGTGAAAAGGACATGACAGAATATTTGACAGCTCTACTGGCAAAAGAAGAATGGGCATTAAAAAGCAAGTAAAATTagtataatacatatatgtataatattagaaaaacgaGTTTCATATTATACACATACACAACACGTTCACAGATTCACACACAGT containing:
- the LOC117610766 gene encoding deoxynucleotidyltransferase terminal-interacting protein 2 — its product is MVRYTQFTVSHRSNLSFYSTGTNDYNFTFIFRQFFLGNVLLLSFRCFDCQSVTSIHLLWKTYTTGQTDLLTRDRLVYSDDDDFDFEDTGTQRRKFFDIEENLLENDVRKKKITFNVSKDINLDEFESEMGWSNTARRDKNNKTAPNVIALKQEVMAIDAIMKNSVIKPGSEQLKYVHNVHVSKRKLQARKHRERAKTKGTGWFNMPAPEITPEIKHDLQVLQMRSVLDPKHFYKKNDLKVLPKYFQIGKVVDTPLDYYSGRLTKKERKKTIVDELMADAEFSKYNKRKYKEIIDEKNKSHHKAHKRAKKLKGKKK
- the LOC117610768 gene encoding (3R)-3-hydroxyacyl-CoA dehydrogenase, whose protein sequence is MVVGKLAFVTGAGSGIGREVCRTLAGQGAKVIAADRNLNNVQETVASLNDSNHLALNIDVANEQSVKGAFQSIISKYSVPPTIIINSAGITRDQFILKLTQDDFDQVLDVNLRGTFFMIQTAVKEMIDANVSKDSSIVNLSSIIGKVGNMGQANYAASKAGVIALTRTACLEFGQFGVRVNTVLPGFIQTPMTETVPDNVKGMFIKKIPLRRMGKPEEVAEVIVFLASSKSSYINGASIEVTGGMT